A single region of the Euzebyales bacterium genome encodes:
- a CDS encoding YafY family protein, with translation MRRADRLFSIVLELRRRPVTTAAQLGEHLEVSVRTVYRDIADLIGAGIPIEGEAGVGYRLGGDFELPPLMFTVAEVQALVLGARMVEAWGDPRLRTAARSSLRKVEAVLPPTQRHRVADTAMYAVSFWVPDEPRETLGIVREAIDRQRRLAISYTRGDGDTTKRVIRPLALFFWGRQWTIGAWCELRQDHRSFRVDRITSIDTLDDTFEHEPPVTLDDFRASIDRDADGT, from the coding sequence ATGCGTCGAGCTGACCGGCTGTTCTCCATCGTCCTCGAGCTACGCCGCCGTCCGGTCACGACGGCGGCGCAGCTCGGTGAGCACCTCGAGGTGTCGGTGCGGACGGTGTACCGCGACATCGCGGACCTCATCGGTGCCGGCATCCCGATCGAGGGTGAGGCGGGCGTCGGCTACCGGCTGGGCGGCGACTTCGAGCTCCCACCGCTGATGTTCACCGTGGCGGAGGTCCAGGCACTGGTGCTAGGGGCCCGCATGGTCGAGGCCTGGGGCGACCCGCGGCTGCGCACCGCGGCCCGCAGTTCGCTACGCAAGGTCGAGGCCGTGCTGCCGCCGACCCAGCGCCACCGCGTGGCCGACACCGCGATGTACGCCGTGTCGTTCTGGGTGCCCGACGAGCCGCGCGAGACGCTTGGCATCGTGCGTGAAGCGATCGACCGCCAGCGCCGGCTGGCCATCAGCTACACCCGCGGCGACGGTGACACGACCAAGCGGGTCATCCGACCGCTCGCGCTGTTCTTCTGGGGCCGCCAGTGGACCATCGGGGCGTGGTGCGAACTGCGTCAGGACCACCGCAGCTTCCGCGTCGACCGCATCACGTCCATCGACACCCTGGATGACACCTTCGAGCACGAGCCCCCGGTGACGCTCGACGACTTCCGCGCCTCGATCGACCGCGACGCCGACGGGACCTGA
- a CDS encoding glycerophosphodiester phosphodiesterase, protein MTRPVIIAHRGASGHRPEHTLAGYELAIAMGADFIEPDVVPTRDGALVVRHDNELSATTDVADRPELADRKTTKTVDGRQLIGWFVEDLTLDEVRTLRARERIPHVRPANTAFDGMFQIATLDEVLALATTAHVGVYPETKNPTYFAELGLALEEPLVAALHAAGFTGRDAPVYIQSFEVDNLRRLRTMTDLPLVQLLSSDGQPPDVVAAGGDLSYPDMATVAGLAEIATYADGIGPHKTVLVPTGDDGASGTPTTVVDDAHAVGLVVHAWTFRNEHAFLPADLHAAAGDVDGLAATATGLAPDEYRRFFDLGVDGVFSDHTDMAVAVRHAWLRDQHTTA, encoded by the coding sequence GTGACCCGACCAGTGATCATCGCCCACCGCGGGGCCAGCGGTCACCGGCCGGAGCACACGCTCGCCGGGTACGAGCTGGCGATCGCGATGGGTGCCGACTTCATCGAGCCCGACGTCGTGCCGACACGCGACGGCGCGTTGGTGGTCCGCCACGACAACGAGTTGTCGGCCACCACCGACGTCGCCGACCGCCCCGAGCTCGCCGACCGGAAGACGACGAAGACCGTCGACGGCCGGCAGCTGATCGGCTGGTTCGTCGAGGACCTGACGCTCGACGAGGTCAGGACGCTGCGCGCCCGCGAACGCATCCCGCACGTGCGTCCGGCCAACACCGCCTTCGACGGGATGTTCCAGATCGCCACGCTCGACGAGGTCCTCGCGCTCGCCACGACGGCGCACGTCGGCGTCTACCCCGAGACGAAGAACCCCACCTACTTCGCCGAGCTGGGCCTGGCGCTCGAGGAACCGCTGGTCGCGGCCCTGCACGCCGCCGGGTTCACCGGCCGCGACGCGCCCGTCTACATCCAGTCGTTCGAGGTCGACAACCTGCGCCGCCTGCGGACCATGACCGACCTGCCGTTGGTCCAACTGCTGTCGTCGGACGGTCAGCCGCCGGACGTCGTCGCAGCGGGTGGCGATCTCAGCTACCCCGACATGGCGACCGTGGCCGGCCTGGCCGAGATCGCCACGTATGCCGACGGCATCGGCCCGCACAAGACCGTGCTGGTCCCTACCGGCGACGACGGCGCGTCCGGCACGCCGACCACGGTCGTCGACGACGCCCACGCCGTTGGCCTGGTGGTCCACGCGTGGACGTTCCGCAACGAGCACGCCTTCCTACCGGCCGACCTGCACGCCGCGGCCGGTGACGTCGACGGGCTCGCCGCGACCGCGACGGGTCTGGCACCGGACGAGTACCGACGGTTCTTCGACCTGGGCGTCGACGGCGTGTTCAGCGACCACACGGACATGGCGGTGGCGGTGCGTCACGCCTGGCTGCGGGATCAGCACACAACCGCGTAA
- a CDS encoding protein kinase yields MAAPGDVLADRYELNSRLGRGGMAEVFRAHDRRLDREVAVKVLAPHLLSDARSIDRFDREARAAASLNHPNIVNVYDAINEGDTHAIVMELVEGPTLADIIEREGRLSFEEATRTAINIADALQAAHDRGLVHHDVKPRNVLFDSDGSLKVTDFGIARAASSDITTVQGSPPYLAPEQARGGQSDRRSDVYALGCVLFEMLAGRPPYEGDSSSAVVMAHIDAPIPELSRFRPDVPRDLERVVTRALAKDPDERYDSAAALRADLTRIEAGLAPAGATIISSTRAMPQEPTMALDDEWQDAPPPEYTRPYDDEQPRRRRRGLSARAVAIALAAILLLAVLAMAWADNNNRQTAAEDPVVTEAPAEPAPEPAPDTQDQNNGANDNQSLIDRLNERADRLEELLRRGRTADEATRERIDQLRRELEEALQSNSDGSGGGDSRLDELQRRIDELARDQQVTQGIVERLQQLIEDLNPFGGG; encoded by the coding sequence ATGGCTGCTCCAGGTGACGTGCTCGCCGACCGCTATGAGCTGAACTCCCGGCTCGGTCGCGGCGGCATGGCCGAAGTGTTCCGCGCCCACGATCGTCGACTCGATCGCGAGGTCGCGGTCAAGGTGCTCGCGCCGCACCTGCTGTCGGACGCGCGCTCGATCGACCGGTTCGACCGGGAGGCCCGGGCCGCGGCATCGCTCAACCATCCCAACATCGTCAACGTCTACGACGCCATCAACGAGGGCGACACGCACGCCATCGTGATGGAGCTCGTCGAGGGCCCGACGCTGGCCGACATCATCGAACGTGAGGGCCGCCTGTCGTTCGAAGAGGCGACGCGCACGGCGATCAACATCGCCGACGCGCTGCAGGCCGCGCACGACCGGGGGCTGGTCCACCACGACGTCAAGCCGCGCAACGTGCTGTTCGACAGCGACGGCTCGCTGAAGGTCACCGACTTCGGCATCGCGCGCGCGGCCAGCAGCGACATCACCACGGTGCAGGGCTCGCCGCCCTACCTCGCGCCCGAGCAGGCGCGTGGGGGTCAGTCCGACAGGCGCAGCGACGTGTACGCCCTGGGCTGCGTGCTGTTCGAGATGCTCGCCGGGCGTCCACCGTACGAGGGTGACAGCTCGTCGGCCGTCGTGATGGCCCACATCGATGCGCCGATCCCCGAGCTGTCCCGCTTCCGGCCCGACGTCCCCCGTGATCTCGAACGGGTCGTCACCCGTGCGCTCGCCAAGGACCCCGACGAGCGCTATGACTCAGCTGCGGCGCTGCGGGCGGACCTGACCCGCATCGAAGCCGGCCTCGCCCCGGCCGGCGCGACCATCATCTCGTCGACGCGCGCGATGCCCCAGGAACCCACGATGGCGCTCGACGACGAGTGGCAGGACGCACCGCCGCCGGAGTACACGCGCCCCTACGACGACGAGCAACCACGACGGCGCCGCCGGGGGCTGTCCGCCCGTGCCGTGGCGATCGCGCTCGCGGCGATCCTGCTGCTGGCCGTCCTCGCAATGGCCTGGGCTGACAACAACAACCGACAGACCGCCGCGGAGGACCCGGTGGTCACCGAAGCGCCGGCCGAGCCGGCGCCCGAGCCGGCGCCCGACACGCAGGACCAGAACAACGGTGCCAACGACAATCAGAGCCTGATCGACCGCCTGAACGAACGGGCCGACCGGCTCGAGGAGCTGCTCAGGCGGGGCCGCACCGCCGATGAGGCGACCCGGGAGCGCATCGACCAGCTCCGCCGTGAGCTCGAGGAGGCCCTGCAGAGCAACAGCGATGGATCAGGCGGCGGCGACAGCCGCCTGGACGAGCTCCAGCGGCGCATCGACGAGCTCGCCAGGGACCAGCAGGTGACCCAGGGCATCGTCGAACGGCTGCAGCAGCTGATCGAGGACCTCAACCCGTTCGGTGGTGGTTGA